One Antiquaquibacter oligotrophicus genomic region harbors:
- the manA gene encoding mannose-6-phosphate isomerase, class I, with translation MFVGITNEPRDYAWGSDGLISELLGREPSGAPEAELWLGAHHGSPSVLLDPGHGEGAHDLAQWIAGNPTRAVGNEDARLPFLLKVLAAASPLSLQAHPTTAQAQEGFTRENAAGIPLSAAERNYRDPHAKPELILAVSDRFEALCGFRPIAEVREDLEPIVASAPGEDRAVLADLVERLDDGALRSVVEWLITRGDGSTEAIAAVSRLAETDARLELQRRLAELYPGDPGIVISLLLHHVVLARGEALFLPAGNIHAYVDGVGIELMEASDNVLRGGLTPKHVDVAELLSVLDFTPRSAPLLIPEVPVPDVRVFRPEGAGFALIEFEGSGPCPLDGPAIALCLSGSFVLSGATSTTVSRGDAVFITPDEGDLIVDGSGQLVVATVA, from the coding sequence ATGTTTGTAGGCATCACCAACGAGCCGCGAGACTACGCGTGGGGGAGCGACGGTCTCATTTCGGAGCTGCTCGGTCGTGAGCCCTCCGGCGCGCCAGAGGCCGAACTGTGGTTGGGGGCTCATCACGGCTCCCCGAGTGTTCTCCTGGATCCTGGCCACGGTGAGGGCGCCCACGATCTCGCACAGTGGATCGCGGGCAACCCCACACGCGCCGTGGGGAACGAGGATGCTCGGCTTCCGTTCCTGCTCAAAGTGCTTGCCGCGGCCTCCCCGCTGTCACTGCAGGCTCATCCGACGACGGCTCAGGCGCAGGAGGGCTTTACGCGAGAGAACGCGGCGGGCATCCCGCTGTCCGCCGCCGAGCGGAACTATCGCGACCCGCACGCGAAGCCCGAACTCATTCTCGCGGTGAGCGATCGCTTCGAGGCTTTGTGCGGCTTCCGACCGATAGCGGAGGTCAGGGAGGACCTCGAACCGATCGTCGCGTCGGCACCGGGGGAGGACCGCGCCGTGCTCGCCGACCTGGTTGAACGCCTGGACGACGGCGCACTGCGCTCCGTCGTGGAGTGGCTCATCACCCGCGGCGACGGGTCTACCGAGGCGATCGCGGCCGTCAGCCGACTGGCAGAGACGGATGCCCGCCTCGAGCTTCAACGGCGGCTCGCCGAGCTCTATCCTGGCGACCCCGGCATCGTCATCAGCCTCCTCCTGCATCACGTTGTTCTCGCGCGGGGTGAGGCGCTCTTTCTGCCTGCAGGCAACATTCACGCCTACGTCGACGGTGTCGGCATCGAACTCATGGAGGCGTCGGACAACGTCTTGCGTGGGGGTCTCACCCCGAAGCACGTGGATGTCGCGGAGTTGCTCTCCGTGCTCGATTTCACGCCACGTTCGGCTCCGCTGCTGATTCCCGAGGTGCCGGTCCCCGATGTCCGGGTATTCCGTCCGGAGGGTGCGGGATTCGCTCTCATCGAGTTCGAGGGTTCCGGCCCGTGTCCGCTCGACGGTCCGGCGATCGCGCTGTGCCTTTCGGGGTCCTTCGTTCTTTCGGGTGCGACATCAACGACAGTCAGTCGGGGTGATGCCGTATTTATCACCCCCGACGAGGGCGATTTGATCGTTGACGGCTCCGGCCAGCTCGTCGTCGCGACCGTTGCCTGA
- a CDS encoding glycosyltransferase family 4 protein, producing MSAPAVPVPRVAIPMLTLVRGGMGGSETYARELVSRLAANDRVDAVAVVPDAAAGFSAPLPEVAVPGLDGGGSTAQRLSTLASAMLKGRGIRRSWGDRTVVHYPFTVPAPRPPKGTPWIVTLHDVQHLDLPHLFSRSELAFRRRFYDTPAREADLVITVSEFCRSRIVEQLRIDPDRVVVAHLGVDVSEFVPFAGEREPFVLFPARGWPHKNHARLVEAMQIVRERHPDLTLVLTGGALDQLGELPEWVDRRGLVSLDELRELYRTASLVAFPSLYEGFGLPPLEAMASGCPVAVAHSGSLPEVVGDAAVLFDPHSVDAIAEGILEALNRGNAGFEAGLARAASFTWDRCVERHVEAYERAIETRS from the coding sequence ATGTCTGCTCCCGCGGTGCCCGTGCCGCGGGTCGCCATCCCCATGCTCACCCTCGTGCGCGGTGGCATGGGCGGCAGCGAGACCTACGCTCGGGAACTCGTTTCGCGGTTGGCGGCAAACGATCGAGTGGATGCAGTCGCCGTCGTTCCGGACGCGGCCGCGGGTTTCAGCGCGCCACTGCCGGAGGTTGCGGTCCCCGGTCTCGACGGCGGAGGCTCCACGGCTCAGAGGCTGTCGACGCTCGCGTCCGCGATGCTCAAGGGGCGTGGCATCCGTCGCTCGTGGGGCGATCGCACCGTTGTGCACTACCCGTTCACGGTCCCCGCCCCGCGGCCGCCCAAGGGCACACCGTGGATCGTGACCCTCCACGACGTGCAGCACCTCGACCTGCCGCACCTCTTTTCGCGGTCGGAACTCGCGTTCCGGCGCCGTTTCTACGACACACCAGCGCGCGAGGCGGACCTCGTGATCACGGTGAGCGAGTTCTGTCGGTCACGGATCGTCGAGCAACTCCGCATCGACCCCGATCGTGTTGTTGTCGCACACCTCGGTGTGGACGTGAGCGAGTTTGTGCCCTTCGCGGGGGAGCGCGAGCCGTTTGTGTTGTTTCCCGCACGCGGCTGGCCTCACAAAAACCACGCGCGACTCGTCGAGGCGATGCAGATCGTGCGCGAGCGGCACCCTGACCTCACGCTTGTGCTGACGGGTGGCGCCCTCGACCAGCTTGGCGAGCTTCCGGAGTGGGTGGATCGTCGCGGGCTCGTGAGCCTCGACGAACTCCGTGAGCTGTACCGAACCGCGTCGCTCGTCGCCTTCCCGAGTCTTTACGAAGGATTTGGTCTCCCGCCGCTGGAGGCCATGGCGTCGGGATGCCCGGTCGCGGTCGCGCACTCCGGCTCCCTGCCCGAGGTCGTCGGTGACGCGGCAGTGTTGTTCGACCCGCACAGTGTCGATGCCATCGCCGAGGGCATCCTCGAGGCGCTGAATCGCGGCAACGCGGGATTCGAGGCGGGACTGGCTCGCGCCGCATCCTTCACGTGGGATCGCTGCGTCGAGCGCCACGTCGAGGCGTACGAACGAGCCATCGAAACGCGTTCGTAA
- a CDS encoding sugar transferase, with amino-acid sequence MVHPRATERPARAQWVRMYTRQLFLTDALAVLVAVGGSHLLWFGTRSVELASGDLLPLGISYLVVSVVLAASWLIFLHVFGTRDARIVGSGLQEYARTADATVRLFGLVAIVSLLLMIDIARGFIITAFPVGLFLILLGRWLWRQWLREKRFTGLYRVRLIVVGSTGSITELADELRRHAYAGFEVVGVCLTVPTESPDDVAKLGVPVFRSISDLTAIIRQTDAHVVALAGSHGLTPSAVRSISWQLERTGIDLMVAPSITDIAGTRIHTRLVAGLPLIYVESPSYEGGAKVIKALFDFTAAIILTILLSPVLIAIAIAVKVTSRGPVFFTQERVGLGGSLFRIIKFRSMTVGADEELMSLLAEKDLDTQPLFKIRDDPRVTRLGKFLRSTSLDELPQLFNVIKGDMSLVGPRPQIAAEVALYTDDAARRLLVKPGITGLWQISGRSDLGWEEAVKLDLYYVENWSLTDDLVILFRTARAVLLRVGAH; translated from the coding sequence ATGGTGCATCCCCGAGCCACTGAGCGCCCCGCGCGCGCTCAGTGGGTGCGCATGTACACGCGTCAGTTGTTTCTGACCGACGCGCTCGCGGTGCTCGTCGCCGTGGGCGGGTCGCACCTGCTCTGGTTCGGTACACGTTCCGTGGAGCTCGCCAGCGGCGACCTGCTGCCCCTCGGTATCTCCTACCTCGTGGTGAGTGTCGTTCTCGCGGCGAGCTGGCTCATCTTCCTCCACGTCTTCGGGACCAGGGATGCCCGCATCGTCGGTTCCGGACTGCAGGAGTACGCGCGCACGGCCGACGCCACGGTGCGGTTGTTCGGTCTCGTGGCGATCGTGAGCCTCCTGCTCATGATCGATATCGCTCGCGGCTTCATCATCACGGCGTTTCCGGTTGGCCTTTTCCTGATCCTTCTGGGTCGCTGGTTGTGGCGGCAGTGGTTGCGCGAGAAGCGCTTCACGGGGCTCTACAGGGTCCGCCTCATCGTTGTGGGGTCCACCGGATCCATCACGGAACTCGCCGACGAACTCCGCCGTCACGCCTACGCGGGATTCGAGGTCGTCGGGGTGTGTCTCACGGTTCCGACCGAGTCACCCGACGATGTGGCAAAGCTGGGGGTTCCCGTCTTCCGTTCCATCTCCGACCTGACCGCGATCATTCGGCAGACCGACGCCCACGTTGTCGCCCTCGCCGGCTCGCACGGACTGACCCCGTCGGCGGTGCGCTCGATCAGTTGGCAGCTCGAGCGAACCGGCATCGATCTGATGGTCGCGCCCTCGATCACCGACATCGCCGGAACGAGGATCCACACCCGACTCGTTGCGGGTCTTCCGCTCATTTACGTCGAGTCGCCGAGCTACGAGGGTGGCGCGAAGGTCATCAAGGCCCTCTTCGACTTCACGGCGGCCATCATCCTCACCATCCTCCTGTCACCGGTTCTCATCGCCATCGCGATCGCTGTGAAGGTCACCAGTCGCGGGCCGGTGTTCTTCACGCAGGAGCGGGTCGGTCTCGGTGGCTCCCTCTTCCGCATCATCAAGTTCCGCTCGATGACGGTCGGTGCCGACGAGGAGCTCATGTCGCTCCTGGCAGAAAAGGATCTCGATACCCAGCCACTCTTCAAGATCCGCGACGATCCGCGGGTGACGAGACTCGGCAAGTTTCTGCGCAGCACGTCACTCGACGAACTGCCCCAACTCTTCAACGTCATCAAGGGCGACATGAGTCTCGTGGGGCCGCGACCGCAAATAGCTGCCGAGGTGGCGCTCTACACGGATGACGCGGCGCGGCGCCTGCTCGTCAAACCCGGTATCACGGGCCTATGGCAGATCAGCGGACGATCCGATCTCGGGTGGGAGGAGGCGGTCAAACTCGACCTGTACTACGTCGAGAACTGGTCGCTCACCGACGATCTCGTGATCCTCTTCCGAACGGCGCGTGCCGTGCTACTGCGGGTGGGGGCCCACTAG
- a CDS encoding GDP-mannose 4,6-dehydratase — MTRALITGITGQDGLYLAELLLSKGYEVYGLMRGQNNPKRPLLEELIPDVTILTGDLTDLSSLIRALDTAQPDEFYNLGAISFVAYSWENAHLTSEVTGMGVLNALEAVRLYEGSTGKQVRFYQASSSEMFGKVQQVPQTEDTLLWPRSPYGVAKVYGHYMTINYRESYGMHASSGVLFNHESPRRGPEFVTRKVSQAVARIHLGLQDEIVLGNLDARRDWGFAGDYVEAMWLMLQQDEADDYVISTGETHTIRTLLDAAFGAVGVTDWSSLVRQDPQFMRPAEVDLLIGDSTKAREKLGWQPKVSFTELVTMMVNSDVEEQKKLAGLS, encoded by the coding sequence ATGACACGCGCTCTCATCACAGGTATCACGGGTCAAGACGGTCTGTACCTCGCAGAACTGCTCCTCTCGAAGGGGTACGAGGTCTACGGCCTCATGCGCGGTCAGAACAACCCCAAGCGCCCTCTCCTCGAGGAGCTGATCCCGGATGTGACGATCCTCACCGGTGATCTCACCGACCTGTCGAGCCTCATCCGCGCCCTCGACACGGCACAGCCCGACGAGTTCTACAACCTCGGTGCCATCTCCTTCGTCGCGTACTCGTGGGAGAACGCACACCTCACGAGCGAAGTCACCGGCATGGGTGTGCTCAATGCCCTCGAGGCCGTGCGTCTCTACGAAGGCTCCACCGGCAAGCAGGTCCGCTTCTACCAGGCGTCGAGCTCGGAGATGTTCGGCAAGGTGCAGCAGGTACCGCAGACCGAGGACACGCTGCTCTGGCCGCGCTCGCCCTACGGTGTCGCGAAGGTCTACGGCCACTACATGACCATCAACTACCGCGAGTCCTACGGTATGCACGCCTCCTCCGGAGTGCTCTTCAACCACGAGTCGCCGCGCCGCGGCCCCGAGTTTGTCACCCGCAAGGTCAGCCAGGCGGTCGCTCGAATCCACCTGGGCCTCCAGGACGAGATTGTGCTCGGAAACCTCGACGCCCGTCGCGACTGGGGCTTCGCCGGCGACTACGTCGAGGCGATGTGGCTCATGCTGCAGCAGGATGAAGCGGACGACTACGTCATCTCGACCGGTGAGACCCACACCATCCGTACCCTCCTCGACGCGGCCTTCGGTGCGGTCGGGGTCACCGACTGGTCCTCGCTCGTGCGCCAGGACCCGCAGTTCATGCGACCGGCGGAGGTCGACCTTCTCATTGGTGACTCGACCAAGGCCCGCGAGAAGCTCGGATGGCAGCCCAAGGTGAGCTTCACGGAGCTCGTCACGATGATGGTGAACTCCGACGTCGAGGAACAGAAGAAGCTCGCCGGACTGTCATGA
- a CDS encoding GDP-mannose 4,6-dehydratase yields MSRILITGITGQDGSYLAEQLLAEGHEVHGTALRSDEAVPGATLHSIDLSTPGIAELIRAVEPHEVYNLAAISSVFGSWQQPAVTAAINGVAVAEMLAALRELADSGHPVRFVQASSAEIFGIPAEVPQNERTAIRPTSPYGASKAYAHSLVNVYRTAGVWASACILYNHESPRRPEQFVTRKITASAARIALGLQDRLELGNLAARRDWGWAPDYADALRRAARAETPDDYVIATGVAHSVEEFVAAAFSRVGIDDWRSVVSVSDEFLRSGDAPQQLGDSSHAREVLGWRPTVDFEGIVAAMVDADLEALR; encoded by the coding sequence ATGAGCCGAATCCTGATCACGGGGATCACGGGCCAAGACGGGTCGTACCTCGCCGAGCAACTGCTCGCCGAGGGTCACGAAGTCCACGGCACCGCCCTGCGGTCGGATGAGGCGGTGCCCGGCGCCACGCTGCACTCGATCGATCTCTCGACCCCCGGTATCGCCGAGCTCATCCGCGCGGTCGAGCCGCACGAGGTGTACAATCTCGCGGCGATCTCGAGTGTGTTCGGGTCCTGGCAGCAACCTGCCGTCACCGCGGCGATCAACGGCGTCGCGGTGGCGGAGATGCTCGCGGCGCTGCGCGAACTTGCGGACTCCGGGCATCCCGTGCGATTTGTTCAGGCCTCGTCTGCCGAGATCTTCGGTATCCCCGCGGAAGTTCCGCAGAACGAGCGCACCGCGATCCGACCGACGTCGCCCTACGGTGCGTCGAAGGCGTACGCGCATTCGCTCGTGAACGTCTACCGCACTGCTGGAGTGTGGGCGTCGGCGTGCATCCTCTACAACCACGAATCGCCGCGCCGCCCCGAGCAGTTCGTGACTCGCAAGATCACGGCGAGTGCCGCGCGTATCGCACTCGGCCTCCAGGACCGTCTCGAACTCGGCAACCTCGCCGCTCGGCGCGACTGGGGCTGGGCCCCCGACTACGCGGATGCCCTCCGTCGGGCCGCGCGAGCCGAGACGCCCGACGACTACGTCATCGCGACCGGTGTTGCTCATTCGGTCGAGGAGTTCGTGGCTGCCGCGTTCTCGCGTGTCGGCATCGACGATTGGCGCAGTGTGGTGAGTGTGAGCGACGAGTTCCTCCGTTCTGGGGACGCGCCGCAGCAACTGGGTGATTCCTCCCATGCACGCGAGGTGCTCGGATGGCGCCCCACCGTCGACTTCGAGGGCATCGTCGCGGCCATGGTGGATGCCGACCTCGAAGCACTGCGCTAG
- a CDS encoding acyl-CoA dehydrogenase family protein, producing the protein MTFPTLDSDFYGFESRLRPEELDKLVALREFLESTVRPVANALWERGEMFGPEVHRGLADLGIYGLAWEETRPFENSAVFRGWVALELARVDASAATLVGVQNGLAMGAIAQCGSAEQRAEWLPRLASAELMGAFGLTEPLSGSDSAQGLRTVARRDGDSWVLNGSKRWIGNGSIGDITVIWAKDAEDGQVKGFIVPQDAPGYNATAIPGKGSLRIIQNADITLTDVVVPEANRLQNANSFRDTAAVLRLTRAEVAWAAVGNSIQAYEAAVAYTKERIQFGKPIASHQLVQELLAKSLGNITSSIALVTRVSEMLDEGTQGDQHSALAKEFTTSRMRETVAWCREALGGNGIVLDYGAMRAFADAEALYSYEGTREMNTLIVGRAITGKAAFV; encoded by the coding sequence ATGACGTTCCCCACCCTCGATAGTGACTTCTACGGCTTCGAGAGCCGCCTTCGACCCGAGGAGCTCGACAAGCTCGTTGCCTTGCGCGAGTTTCTCGAGTCGACGGTGCGCCCTGTCGCGAACGCGCTGTGGGAGCGCGGCGAGATGTTTGGCCCCGAAGTTCATCGGGGGCTCGCGGACCTCGGCATCTACGGACTCGCGTGGGAGGAGACACGACCCTTCGAAAACTCGGCCGTGTTCCGCGGATGGGTGGCTCTCGAGCTCGCTCGCGTCGACGCGAGCGCGGCGACACTCGTCGGGGTGCAGAACGGTCTCGCCATGGGTGCCATCGCCCAGTGCGGCAGCGCTGAGCAGCGTGCCGAGTGGCTGCCGCGGTTGGCCTCGGCCGAACTCATGGGTGCCTTCGGTCTCACCGAACCGCTCTCCGGGTCGGATTCGGCTCAGGGCCTGCGCACGGTAGCGCGACGTGACGGCGACTCGTGGGTGTTGAACGGCTCCAAGCGCTGGATCGGTAACGGGTCGATCGGTGACATCACGGTCATCTGGGCGAAGGACGCCGAGGACGGTCAGGTCAAGGGGTTCATCGTGCCGCAGGATGCCCCCGGTTACAACGCGACCGCGATCCCGGGCAAGGGTTCGCTCCGCATCATCCAGAATGCTGACATCACCCTCACCGACGTTGTGGTTCCGGAGGCAAATCGGCTGCAGAACGCGAACTCTTTCCGCGATACGGCCGCAGTGTTGCGCCTGACGCGCGCCGAGGTCGCCTGGGCTGCGGTCGGCAACTCGATCCAGGCCTACGAGGCGGCCGTCGCGTACACGAAGGAGCGGATCCAGTTCGGCAAGCCCATCGCCTCACACCAACTTGTGCAGGAATTGCTCGCCAAGAGCCTCGGCAACATCACCTCATCGATTGCCCTCGTCACGAGGGTGTCGGAGATGCTCGACGAGGGCACCCAGGGCGACCAGCACTCGGCGCTGGCCAAGGAGTTCACGACCAGCAGGATGCGCGAGACGGTCGCGTGGTGCCGCGAGGCTCTCGGCGGCAACGGGATCGTGCTCGACTACGGCGCGATGCGCGCGTTCGCGGATGCCGAGGCGCTCTACTCGTACGAGGGAACGCGGGAGATGAATACCCTCATCGTTGGCCGGGCGATCACGGGCAAGGCGGCTTTCGTCTAG
- a CDS encoding O-antigen ligase family protein translates to MRFLSDPRWRSGFLVLVLLLAMAPDAWRLSVGWWVFGVVSVLVFLACIVILIAQRGRWRISELPYPLLAFLVLATLSILWSHYPSATALGLLTTWMLVVAGVTLAVTYSWPELLRGLSRVLRFVLATSLLFELFVSLVIRAPLLPLTQQVNANPEDYDGRIPPLLYWSRNELFEVFDDGRIQGIVGNSNHLGFLALLALLVFAIELADRRRRRAASIAWIALAVVMLALSRSATVTVALVGTLAIIGVVLLLRRRDSPRARTITYASLAAAGALVTTAVIAFPAAIIRALGRDTDLTGRLDIWDSVIALAQQRPAFGWGWVSYWVPWADPFHDLAFSNKVRMLQAHNAWLDVWFQLGIVGLIVFAALVISTLARTWAFAVDRQQVVPGQPLKHTALTLLPFAIMVALIIQSVAESRLLVEFGIMFLTLIAVSTKRNEPLIEQPRDARE, encoded by the coding sequence ATGCGGTTCCTCAGCGACCCCCGGTGGAGATCCGGTTTTCTCGTCCTGGTTCTCCTTCTGGCCATGGCACCCGACGCGTGGCGACTGTCGGTCGGATGGTGGGTGTTTGGGGTTGTTTCAGTGCTCGTGTTCCTCGCGTGCATCGTCATCCTCATCGCGCAGCGCGGTCGGTGGCGCATCAGCGAGCTCCCCTACCCGCTGCTCGCGTTCCTCGTGCTTGCGACGCTGTCGATCCTGTGGTCGCACTACCCATCAGCGACCGCCCTCGGGCTCCTGACGACGTGGATGCTCGTGGTCGCGGGTGTCACTCTCGCCGTCACCTACTCGTGGCCCGAACTCCTCCGCGGGCTCAGCAGGGTGCTGCGTTTTGTGCTCGCCACGTCGCTCCTTTTCGAACTCTTCGTCTCGCTCGTCATCCGCGCCCCGCTGCTTCCGCTGACCCAGCAAGTCAACGCCAATCCGGAGGACTACGACGGCCGGATCCCTCCGCTGCTGTACTGGTCGCGCAACGAACTGTTCGAGGTGTTCGACGACGGGAGAATCCAGGGCATCGTCGGCAACTCCAACCACCTCGGATTCCTGGCCCTTCTCGCCCTACTGGTCTTCGCGATCGAACTCGCCGACCGACGGCGGCGCCGTGCCGCGTCGATAGCCTGGATCGCACTCGCGGTGGTTATGCTCGCTCTCTCCCGATCGGCGACGGTGACCGTAGCCCTCGTCGGCACTCTTGCGATCATCGGCGTAGTCCTTCTCCTGCGCAGGCGGGATTCTCCGCGAGCGCGCACCATCACCTACGCGAGCCTCGCGGCGGCCGGCGCCCTGGTGACGACCGCGGTCATCGCCTTCCCGGCGGCGATCATTCGAGCGCTAGGTCGCGACACCGACCTCACCGGCCGGTTGGACATCTGGGACAGCGTCATCGCCCTCGCGCAGCAACGTCCTGCGTTTGGTTGGGGCTGGGTGAGCTATTGGGTTCCGTGGGCCGATCCGTTCCACGACCTCGCGTTCAGCAACAAGGTGCGTATGTTGCAGGCCCACAATGCGTGGCTGGATGTGTGGTTCCAGCTGGGAATCGTCGGGCTCATCGTCTTCGCGGCCCTCGTGATCTCCACCCTCGCCCGAACGTGGGCATTCGCCGTCGACCGCCAACAGGTGGTACCGGGGCAGCCGCTCAAACACACCGCACTGACGCTTCTCCCGTTCGCCATCATGGTCGCCCTCATCATCCAGAGTGTGGCCGAGAGCAGGCTCCTCGTGGAGTTCGGCATCATGTTTCTCACGCTCATCGCGGTCTCCACGAAGCGAAATGAGCCGCTCATCGAGCAACCGCGGGACGCGCGCGAATGA
- a CDS encoding O-antigen ligase family protein, translating into MTGQREKLLGAALDFLGAPRFVTALTTAIVGVAVLAFPIRQLSGWAGLIGALSVLVLLAAASLIARWGTLEWRGLLPLSLLVFLGWTAITLVWSQYQWVSLAALIYLLAFTVLAFYVALLRDTIQIVRAFGDVLRLVLGISIGIEILSGVLIDAPIRFLSVQGNLADLGPIQGILGNRNDLGIVAVIALITFGAELATKSVPRGLAIGSLIGAALCVLLTRSPITIGVVIVVAIATGLLYALRRAPAENRRYWQFALLGVLAIGLVLAWVFRSAIITVLGATEELTYRLDVWYRAFELISLHPLEGWGWIGAWRIDLPPFNLFADISPRFETTASGALVDLWLQLGLVGLVIFLALAGLAVTRSWLLASARRSVVYVWPALVLIALLVNALAESSILVEFGWLAFVVCIVKAANQLSWRQAFARLDNSEPNRDG; encoded by the coding sequence ATGACGGGTCAGCGCGAGAAACTCCTGGGAGCAGCGCTCGACTTCCTCGGCGCGCCGAGATTCGTTACGGCACTCACCACCGCGATTGTCGGAGTCGCCGTCCTCGCCTTCCCGATTCGCCAGCTGAGCGGCTGGGCGGGCCTCATCGGGGCGCTCTCCGTGCTCGTACTCCTGGCCGCGGCATCCCTCATCGCCCGCTGGGGCACCCTCGAGTGGAGGGGTCTGCTGCCGCTCTCTCTGCTGGTGTTTTTGGGGTGGACGGCGATCACGCTCGTGTGGAGCCAGTACCAGTGGGTGAGTCTCGCCGCCCTCATCTATCTGCTGGCCTTCACCGTCCTCGCCTTTTACGTCGCACTGTTGCGGGACACCATCCAGATCGTCCGAGCCTTCGGCGACGTGCTCCGGCTGGTACTCGGGATTTCGATCGGCATCGAGATCCTGTCGGGTGTGCTCATCGACGCGCCCATCCGCTTTCTCTCCGTGCAGGGTAACCTCGCCGACCTCGGCCCGATCCAGGGCATCCTCGGCAATCGGAACGATCTCGGCATCGTCGCCGTCATCGCACTCATCACATTCGGCGCGGAACTCGCCACCAAGTCAGTGCCGCGCGGGCTCGCCATCGGTTCCCTCATCGGGGCGGCGTTGTGTGTACTGCTCACCCGATCGCCGATCACCATCGGTGTCGTCATTGTGGTGGCCATCGCGACGGGGCTTCTCTACGCCCTTCGGCGAGCGCCAGCGGAGAACCGCCGCTACTGGCAGTTCGCCCTGCTCGGTGTGCTCGCGATCGGTCTCGTCCTGGCCTGGGTATTCCGTTCCGCGATCATCACCGTGCTCGGAGCGACCGAGGAGCTCACGTACCGCCTCGACGTCTGGTACCGGGCATTCGAACTCATCTCGCTACATCCACTCGAGGGATGGGGATGGATCGGGGCCTGGCGGATCGACCTGCCGCCGTTTAATCTCTTCGCCGATATCTCGCCGCGGTTCGAGACGACCGCCTCCGGCGCGCTCGTCGACCTCTGGCTTCAACTCGGCCTCGTCGGTCTCGTCATCTTTCTCGCGCTCGCGGGACTGGCCGTCACCCGGTCGTGGCTCCTGGCGTCGGCCCGTCGCAGCGTCGTCTACGTGTGGCCGGCCCTGGTTCTGATCGCCCTGCTCGTCAACGCCCTCGCCGAGAGTTCGATCCTCGTGGAGTTCGGCTGGCTCGCCTTCGTCGTGTGTATCGTCAAGGCCGCCAACCAGCTGAGCTGGCGCCAGGCCTTCGCCCGACTCGATAACTCAGAACCGAACCGCGACGGGTAG
- a CDS encoding glycosyltransferase, whose protein sequence is MPGLIAHEWIEPFGGSENVLEAIAAEFPDAPILTPWLNAPERFPGREVRELWLARSPLRGRKALAMPVLAGAWRTAIDPTEELDWVIASSHSFAHHLHPRGRSRDAAKLVYTYTPARYLWTPELDDRGSGPLARAAARALRPIDRARASEATAIAGISNYVAERIAATWEQPASVIYPPVEISRIQSVADWRSRLGDDGLRVMDSLPETFVLGASRFIPYKRLDLVIAAGESAGLPVVLAGAGPEEPRLRTLAEAARVPVTFVIEPPNELLYALYAAATVLVFPPVEDFGIMPIEAMALGTPVAANRIGGSAETVAEGISGVHFDADDPASVADAVRRASDLPREPIVEWSRRFSRERFSAELREWVAANA, encoded by the coding sequence GTGCCCGGCCTGATCGCCCACGAGTGGATCGAACCGTTCGGTGGCTCCGAGAACGTGCTCGAGGCCATCGCCGCGGAGTTTCCGGATGCCCCGATCCTCACGCCGTGGCTGAATGCCCCAGAGCGCTTCCCCGGCCGAGAGGTGCGCGAACTCTGGTTGGCACGGTCGCCGCTGCGCGGACGCAAGGCACTCGCGATGCCCGTTCTAGCTGGCGCGTGGCGCACCGCCATCGATCCGACCGAAGAACTCGACTGGGTGATCGCGAGCTCCCACTCGTTTGCACACCACCTGCACCCGCGCGGGCGTTCCCGCGACGCGGCCAAACTCGTCTACACGTACACACCGGCGCGATACCTGTGGACACCAGAACTCGATGACCGCGGGTCTGGCCCTCTCGCCCGTGCCGCTGCGCGTGCACTGCGCCCCATCGACAGGGCGCGGGCATCCGAGGCCACGGCCATCGCGGGCATCAGCAATTACGTCGCCGAACGTATCGCCGCGACGTGGGAGCAGCCCGCGAGCGTTATCTACCCACCCGTCGAGATCTCGCGCATTCAGTCGGTGGCGGATTGGCGCTCGCGCCTCGGCGACGACGGCTTGCGTGTGATGGATTCACTTCCCGAGACGTTTGTGCTGGGTGCATCCCGTTTCATCCCCTACAAGAGACTCGATCTCGTCATCGCGGCGGGAGAGTCCGCCGGCCTGCCGGTGGTGCTTGCGGGGGCGGGACCGGAGGAACCGCGTCTTCGCACCCTCGCGGAGGCGGCCCGCGTGCCGGTGACGTTTGTCATCGAACCACCCAATGAACTCCTGTACGCGCTCTACGCCGCGGCGACCGTGCTCGTATTTCCTCCCGTGGAGGACTTCGGGATCATGCCCATCGAAGCAATGGCGCTCGGCACCCCGGTGGCCGCCAATCGCATCGGCGGTTCGGCCGAGACCGTCGCGGAGGGCATCTCGGGTGTGCACTTCGATGCCGACGACCCCGCATCGGTCGCCGATGCCGTTCGCCGTGCGAGCGACCTGCCGAGAGAACCCATCGTCGAGTGGAGCAGACGGTTCTCGCGTGAACGATTCTCGGCCGAACTTCGCGAGTGGGTCGCCGCGAACGCCTAG